Proteins co-encoded in one Solea senegalensis isolate Sse05_10M linkage group LG8, IFAPA_SoseM_1, whole genome shotgun sequence genomic window:
- the sept4b gene encoding septin 4b isoform X3, producing the protein MEDSDHEAHSSSDEQDCCPATPDHNRDHAGEQHSSLSDDSEVENIMQDPHHQGGHSHHHHHEHHHDYHDHQGIDPHDADGEAVGEDRPHTPSYLQPPVASSAQSDSGSDPSLPQSRSLEFDVSSLVCPPRPKSPWGRFDPYENNEDQDKEYVGFATLPNQVHRKSVKKGFDFTLMVAGESGLGKSTLVNSLFLTDLYKDRKLLNAEERITQTVEITKHTVDIEEKGVKLKLTIVDTPGFGDAVNNTECWKSVADYIDQQFEQYFRDESGLNRKNIQDNRVHCCLYFISPFGHGLRPLDVEFMKALHEKVNIVPVLAKADTLTPNEVKKKKIKIREEIEQYGIKIYQFPDCDSDEDEEFKQQDLELKESIPFAVIGSNTVVEAKGKRVRGRLYPWGIVEVENSAHCDFVKLRNMLVRSHMQDLKDVTRETHYENYRAQCIQSMTRMVVKERNRNKLTRESGTDFPLPAVTGGTDSETEKLIREKDDEVRPADHELESHQHQHGHSDQCDHSTEHHKLSHSQPEAETQPRVIKDEAL; encoded by the exons ATGGAGGACAGTGACCATGAGGCCCACTCTTCATCAGACGAGCAGGACTGCTGCCCTGCCACCCCTGATCATAACAGGGACCATGCCGGTGAACAG CACTCAAGCCTGTCAGACGACTCAGAGGTAGAGAACATTATGCAAGACCCTCACCACCAGGGAGGGCAcagtcaccatcatcaccatgaACACCACCATGACTACCATGACCACCAGGGTATAGACCCTCATGATGCAGATGGGGAAGCTGTGGGTGAAGATCGTCCCCACACCCCGTCTTATTTGCAGCCCCCTGTGGCGAGTAGTGCACAGTCTGACTCAGGCTCAGACCCCAGTTTGCCGCAGAGCAGGAGTTTGGAGTTTGACGTGTCGTCCCTCGTCTGTCCTCCCAGGCCCAAGAGCCCTTGGGGTCGATTCGATCCTTATGAAAATAACGAG GACCAGGATAAGGAATATGTTGGTTTTGCAACATTGCCAAACCAGGTGCATCGCAAGTCGGTTAAGAAGGGATTTGACTTCACACTCATGGTGGCAG GGGAGTCTGGCCTGGGAAAGTCCACTCTGGTCAACAgtctgtttctcacagatctttACAAAGATAGGAAGCTGCTTAATGCTGAAG AGCGAATCACACAAACAGTAGAAATCACCAAACACACAGTGGACATAGAGGAGAAAGGTGTCAAATTAAAGCTCACCATCGTGGACACGCCTGGGTTCGGAGATGCTGTCAACAACACTGAATG CTGGAAGTCAGTCGCCGACTACATTGACCAGCAGTTCGAGCAGTACTTCAGGGACGAGAGCGGCCTCAACCGCAAGAACATCCAGGACAACCGCGTACACTGCTGCCTCTATTTCATCTCACCCTTTGGTCACGG CCTTCGACCTTTGGACGTGGAGTTTATGAAAGCTCTGCACGAGAAGGTTAACATCGTCCCCGTTTTGGCCAAAGCCGACACGCTCACCCCGAATGAagtcaagaaaaagaaaatcaag ATCAGAGAGGAGATCGAGCAGTACGGCATCAAGATATACCAGTTCcctgactgtgactctgacgAGGACGAGGAGTTTAAGCAGCAGGACCTGGAGCTAAAG GAGAGTATTCCCTTTGCAGTGATCGGCAGCAACACAGTGGTGGAGGCCAAAGGGAAGAGGGTGCGTGGTCGTCTATACCCCTGGGGCATCGTTGAAG TAGAGAACTCGGCACACTGTGACTTCGTGAAGCTGAGGAACATGCTCGTTCGCTCGCACATGCAAGATCTCAAGGACGTGACCCGAGAGACCCACTACGAGAACTACAGGGCCCAGTGCATCCAGAGCATGACCCGCATGGTCGTGAAGGAACGTAACCGCAA TAAATTAACCAGGGAGAGCGGAACAGACTTCCCCCTCCCTGCGGTGACCGGAGGGACAGACAGCGAGACGGAAAAGCTCATCCGGGAGAAAGATGACGAGGTACGGCCCGCAGACCATGAACTGGAGTCACATCAGCACCAACATGGTCACAGTGACCAGTGTGATCACAGCACTGAGCACCACAAGCTCTCACACTCTCAGCCCGAAGCCGAGACTCAGCCTCGCGTGATAAAGGATGAAGCTCTCTga